The following nucleotide sequence is from Peribacillus sp. ACCC06369.
TCGAAAATCATCAACTCCAGAAACCTTAACGCTCTCCCCATAAATGATAAAAAACCAGGATTCATTGATCCTGGTTTTTTATCAATTCACTATTACTGTAATGATGATGGGATGGTCAATAAAAATGAAATGTCATCATTCTCAAGATCGAAGTCTTTCGCCTTCACCCTAATGTCGCTTTTCAATTCCATATCCTGCAATGACACATAAATACTTTCGTCATTGGGGCTGATGCTAACCCAATCCGGCATGTTATAACGCTCATTTATTAGGTTCATTACATATGAAACAGGAAGATTCATTTGTCCAACAGCAATTGATTTTTGTTTTAAGACCAAATCCCCATTCTTTTGGGCAATTGGCTCAAAAGTCAATTTCATTTCAACTTCACGATTGAAAAATGGCATTGTTCCATATAACTCTACCTCATCCGTTAAATACACTTCGTAGTGAATCGATCCCGTCAATCCTTCTTTATCAAGATATTGGTTGATTAATCTCGTCAGGTCTTCCCGATTCGTGTGAACTTGAAATTGGATATCTTCTTCGTGGCTTACTTGTGGAATCAGCTCTTTATCTTTAGCCGGCAGATTTACTAAAATCACAACAAACAGGATGACCAGGATGTTTAGGGCTAATAGGGAAATAAACAAAGTCTTCCATTTGACATTTGTCATTCTTGGTCATCATCTCCTTTGGCACTCGCTTCCAACGTGTCCTTTCCAATTGTGGTTATATCCATATCATTATAGATTCTTGTCGCGATTAATTCATATCCGCGGTCATTTGGATGAAAATAATCCTCAGCATAAAGCAAATCCTCTTCGGAATCCTTGAAAATGTCTGCTATTTCAATAAAATAGGCTGAATCATATTCTTCAATAATCTCTTTTCCGCTTTCATTCCAATCATTCATGATCATATCAAGTTCATAAAAATCAGCGAACCATTTGGAGAATGGATTATAAACGCCAACAAGGTAAATTTGCGCATGATCATTTTCGGAACGAACCTTATCAAGTATCTGCCTTAATCTTTTTTCATACCCTATTTTTGCCGAATCAAACTGATTCAGTTCCAAGTTGGAGAAATTCTGTTTAAAGACCTTCATGATATCATTTCCACCGATTGTGACAACAATCGAGTCAGCTTGCTTAATGTCTTCTTTAATCCTAGCCTTATCCAGTCTTTTCAATAGTTGGTCGGTCCTATTTCCACGTATGCCATGATTAATCATCTCAACGGAAGTAATCGATGGTTCTTTTTCCAGCTTATTTTGTAAATAAGGCAGATACCCGCCGTTATCTTTACTATCACCGACACCTTGAGTCAAGGAATCGCCAATTGAAACGATTTGCACAGGGTCTGGAAAAAAGCTGGCAGGAATGGTTTCCTTTTTACTCAGCTCAACTATGCTTTTCTGCTGAACAGATGGCTGCTTTGAGGCCGGTTCACTTTGACCGCAGCCTGAAATCCAAACTAGGCATATGAAAAGACAGGTGATTCTGTACCTCATGTCCCTCACCTTCCTACCCATATATTATATCATGCAGAAAACGAAAAATTGCAAACAATATACCTTCATCATACTTTTATCTTGAGCATTCCTTACTATACAATATGAAAAATGAAGTGAATAAAAGCTAGTCCTATAAAATTTAGCATGTACTGAGGATGTAAAATCATTCTTCGCCACTGCTGTTTCTTCAAAAACTAATTTTCACTTTTTCACCTTTCAAAATGCTAAAGAAATCCGAATGAAAAATGGATGAAAACAGAAAGAACAGGTCATTTAACCTGTTCAATAATTCTGTAAAATTTTTATATGCTTAATAATTTCTTCAAAGGGAATATCCTGCAGACCTGTATAATCCATAATGATCTTTCCTTCTTGATCAATTAGAAAAAAGCTGGTCCCATGAATCACTTGATCTTCTCTTTCTGGTTTTTTGACGATTGTTTTAAAGTTATCCAATGCAAACTGCTCGATTTCTTCCTGACCATAACCGGTCAGAAAATGCCAATTTCCGTAATCCACATTAAATTGGTCACCAAACTTTTTTAAAACATCAGGTTTGTCAATTTCCGGGTCCACAGAAAAGGAAACGAACTCTACATCCGATATACCCTCAGCCTTCAGTTGCTGCTGCAATTTCGTCATATTGGAAGTCATGGGCAGACAGACCGTCTCGCAGCTTGTGAAAATAAAATCCGCTACCCAAACCTTACCTTTAAGATCGCTTTTTGAGAAAGGCTTTCCCTCCTGATCAATGTAACTAAAATCTTCAAGGTCCCAATTCTTGGCATCAGGTACACCATTGGAACCGCATGCTGTCAACAGCAATAAAATTGATGCCCCCATAGCTGCCATAAGCAAATGCAGCTTTCTCATCCCTACCCCGTCCTTTATGTATAAAATATTCTGTTACTTCATTTATTCTAACAGACCAATTGGTATGAGAACAGCAACACTTTCTACGAATTAAAGACAATTGTAAAAATGACAGACCTCTGCGGCTGCAATTTCATACACTTTATACATATCAATCCCAATAATACATGATTGCCATGGCGCCTTCGCCTGTATGGGTACTGACAACGGCAGTGGTTGCATCTATCTTTATATCTTGATACCCTGTTAATTCTGCAATGGCCTGGCGGACTTTATCCGCAATTTCAAGTCCATTTGCATGTACAAAACCAATGCCTCTAATTTTTTTGCCTTGTGTATCTTCTTTGAATTTCTTGATGATGAACTTCACGACCTGTGACTGGCTCCTAGCTTTGGATACAGGATTCAGTACACCATCGTCCAAAAGTGCAATCGGCTTTATGTGCAGCAGTGAACCGATAAATGCAGAAACTTTCCCAATCCTTCCACCTTTAACGAGGTTATCAAGTGTTTCAATGACAATGATTAAACTTGACTGCTTTTTAATATGTTCCAGTCGTTCGATTATCTCTGATACGGATTTCCCTTCCTTTGCCATCTTCGCTGCCTCGATCACCTGGAATGACATCGCTTTCGAAATGAATTTCGAGTCAAGAACGGTTACTTTCGCTTCAGACATACTGGCTGCGCTTTCCGCTGAGCGTACAGTACCGCTCATGCCACCTGTCATATGAATCGAAATAATCTCACTGCCGTCTTTTCCGAGTTCATTATATACCTCAACAAAGGTACCTGCGGCTGGTTGTGAGCTTTTTGGAAGTTCTTTTGACTGGTTCATCCTTTTCAAGAATTCTTCTTGTTCGATTTCAACCTTATCCAAAAAAGTCTCTCCATCTATAAAGATAGATAAAGGAACCATTGTAATGTCATAATATTCCAGTTCTTCCGGTGTCATATCTACTGTAGAATCTGTTACTATCTTTACTTTTTTCATCATTACACATCCCTAAATTAACATATCTATTGTATTATACCTATTCAAGGTACGCATTCAAACCAAAGGTATCTTTTTTCAAGTGAAAGGATACTCATCTTTCGAAATGATTGCACAAAAAAAAGACCGTCCCATGAGCTAACCTGAACACATGCCGTTTTATTTCGGAATCGCACGGCATTCGTGGCATCTCTTTTATCGGAGATGTTAGCTATGGAACAGTCCGCATTAAGCATTATTGAGTAAGCTTCCAAAAAAAATCTTGTTATAAACGGGCCATTTGAGTACGGATGCTAAATAATGCTTAAATGAGTAATTTTCTTTATGATCTTTATTAGCAAAAACTTTCTTTACAAATATTTCCAAACGCGCGGTCAACATAAAAAAATTCGGATCACTAGGCAATAAGACAGGTATTTCTGAAATTGTGACCTTATGTCCAAAACAATCTTTGAATTCCAAGCATTTGAACATCAAAATATCAATCCTCATTTTTAACCGATTGCTTACATTATACACAATAAATCAAAAAGTATAAATATTCAAATGTATAAAAAAATGGACAAATCACGCTCGACTTACATTACAAAAAACCCATAATGGCAAAATGCCATCATGGGTCCCCTGTTATAAACCTTCCTCGTAGCTGCCTTCCCGCAAACTTTCACGCTTCACCCTTCGTTTATAGACGACTTTAGATAATGAAATGCTGATTTCGTATAATAACAGCAGTGGAACCATTACCATAAAGTCGGACATAAAGTCAGGCGGCGTAATCGATATCGCAATGACAACCAGTACAAAGTATGCATACTTCCTTAACTTTTGAAGCACATAAGGATTAATTATACCAATGGAGGTCAAAAACATGGTAACGACCGGAAGCTCGAATAAAACGGCAAAAGGTATCGTCATATTAAATAGGAATGAAAAGTACTTATCCGCTGTAAAACTGGTTATGAACATCCCATCGCCCAATTCAATCAAAAATTGAAGAATGGTCGGGAAGATGACAAAATAACCAAAAGCAAGCCCTCCGATAAAAAGCAAGAAAAGTGCTGGAATATAGGCAAGGGTCGCTCTTACTTCATTTGGCATCAAGGCGGGTTTAACGAATAACCATATTTGCAGAGCAATTATCGGTATCGTTGCCGCAATGGCTACGACGCCTGAAAGCATAAAGTAAATCCAGATAATATCACTTGGTCCCAATACCATCAGGTCAAAATCGAGATCCTTCACGAACCAATTATAAATCTCTTCAACATAAATAAAACTGGCGATAAAAAAGATGAAAAAAGCAACAGCAGTAATGATGAGCCGTTTTCTCAATTCATCGAGATGATCGATGATATTTAATTCTTTATCTTCCAAAGTTGATCACGCCTTCATCTGAAAATCCGTATCTTTGTTCCAGCATAAAGGCGCAAGACGATTACATCTTACGCCCAGCATTTCAATCATTCATGATTTTTTTGTTGTAATTTCTTATCTTCTTCATAATCACCTTTTGTTAAGTCACTCGTGGACTTTTTAAATTCACGAAGTGTCTGTCCAAAAGCACGGCCAATTTCTGGAAGTTTCTTCGGACCAAAGATAATTAATGCCAATATTAAGATGAGAATCAGACCAGGTACTCCAATGTTCGACATGGATACATCCCCTTTGGTGTTGTAATTAGACCTACTACGATTATAATACCATTTCCAACCAATTGAAAGGGAACTGGCAATTCGTCATAGAATGGTAACAATTTTCGACAGTATGGCCGTAACGACTGTGCCGGCAGAATAAAATGTAAAAACATAGGTATTATTCTATCCTAATTTAACATTTTGTCCATGATTAAATCAATAAATGAAATAAATTACTGTCTTTATTGACCTCAACGAAAGAGAATCCTTTTTTGTTCATCCTTTGAATGAGCCCTTGATAATCATTTTTATCCTTTAGCTCTACACCAACCAGGGCCGGCCCGCTTTCTTTATTGTTTTTCTTCGTATATTCAAATCGGCTTATATCGTCATTCGGTCCTAACACCTCATCAAGGAATTCCCTTAAAGCCCCAGCGCGTTGCGGGAAATTCACGATAAAATAATAAAGCAGTCCTTCATATAATAAGGATTTCTCCTTAATTTCCTGCATACGACCAATGTCGTTATTCCCTCCACTGACCATGCAAACAACCGTTTTGCCTTTGATTTGTTCTTTGTACAAATCCAAAGCGGCTACAGAAATGGCCCCTGCCGGCTCAGCGACAATTGCATGCTGATTATATAAATCGAGAATCGTCGTGCAGATCTGCCCTGAAGGAACGACAACGATATCTTCCAGGTTTTCCTTACAGAGCTGATATGTCATCTGTCCTACACACTTGACAGCTGCTCCGTCAACAAATGTATCTATGCTTTCAAGTTCAGAAACTTTTCCTTCCTTGAAGGAGTATTCCATCGATGCAGCCCCAAGCGGCTCCACGCCAATGCATTTCGTTTTTGGTGAAACCGATTTGAAATAACTTGATACTCCGGCCATTAAACCGCCACCGCCGATAGCGGCAAATACATAATCAATTCCATCTTCACAATCATTCAGGATTTCTACAGCCGTTGTTCCTTGCCCGGCGATTACCTTTTCATCGTCAAATGGATGGATAAAGGAACGCTCTTCTTTTTCACAGCATTCCATCGCCATGGCAAATGCATCATCGAATGTATCTCCGATTAGGATGATTTCCACATTATCCCGACCAAATAACTGAACTTGATCGACTTTTTGCCTTGGTGTTGTAGCAGGCATATAAATTTTCCCGTGGATTCCTAATTGACTGCAAGAAAAAGCAACTCCCTGTGCATGGTTACCTGCACTGGCACAAACGACTCCATTCTTCGTCTCTTCCTCGGTCAAGCTTTTCATTTTATAGTAAGCTCCTCTTAATTTAAAGGAACGTACATGTTGAAGGTCCTCGCGTTTTAAATATACATTACATTCATATTTTTCAGAGAGCCTCTGATTTTTTTGTAAAGGAGTATGTAAAACGATTTCTTTCAGTTCTCTGTAGGCAATTAGAATATCTTCCAATTGAATCCCCCTATTCATGGATGCTGTCTGGTTCATATCAATCCCTCATTCCTTCCTAATCAATTCAATCATTATAGCACTTTACTGTTATTAATGTAATTGATTTTTCTAAAAATTCTATCTTTTGTTCATTCCATACCAAAAAAAATCCGATTATGGTTATTTCCCCATAATCGGATTAGTCATTTATTTTTTTTGTAGAATAATAAAATCATGTGCATATCGATTTTTTTCATCGATGCTGCCTGGGTTTGAGGAAATTTTATCCCATTCATTTTCATCAATCACGGGAAAGAAAGTATCACCTTCAAAGGTTTCATGAATTTCCGTTATATACAGGCGGTCGGTAACAGGAAGGATTTCCTTGAAGATTTCGGCTCCGCCAATCACGAAGACTTCCTCAACACTATTATCTGCAAACGTTTTGATTTGTGTAATATCATGTAATACTACGCAACCTTCCGCTTTAAAATCCTGATTTCGGGTAACGATGACATTTTCACGGCCAGGCAGTACCCTGCCGATTGATTCAAATGTTTTTCTGCCCATGACGATTGGATGCCCCATCGTCACCTTTTTAAAATACTGCAAATCGGCCGGTAGATGCCATGGCAGTTTATTGTCTTTCCCGATCACACGATTTTGATCCATGGCCACTATCAACGATATCATATGCTAACCTCTCCTTTTATATGGGGATGGGCTTCGTAATTTTCCAAAACGAAATCCTCGAAGCTAAAATCAAAGATATTTTTCACTTCCGGATTTATTTTCATGATTGGCAATGGTTTCGGTTCACGAGTCAACTGCAGTTCCACTTGTTCAAGGTGGTTAGAGTAGATGTGGACATCCCCAAAAGTATGTACAAATTCGCCAACTTCCAAATCACACACCTGCGCGATCATCATCGTTAGGAGCGCATACGAAGCAATATTAAAAGGAACACCTAAAAAGACGTCCGCTGAACGTTGATATAGCTGGCACGAAAGCTTGCCATCAGCCACATAGAATTGAAAGAAAGCATGGCAAGGCGGCAATGCCATTTCGTCCAGTTCCCCAACATTCCAAGCACTCACTATCAGCCTTCTTGAATTGGGATTCGTTTTGATTTGTTCGATCAATTCACTGATCTGGTCGATTTGCCGTCCATCAGCCGCTCCCCAAGAACGCCATTGATGACCATAAACCGGACCTAATTCTCCCTTTTCATCAGCCCATTCATTCCATATGCGTACGGAATTTTCCTGAAGGTAGCCAACATTTGTATCACCCTTCAAAAACCATAATAGTTCATGGATAATCGCTTTTAAACTAACCTTTTTCGTTGTAAGGACAGGGAACCCATCTTTTAAATTAAATCTCATTTGATATCCGAATGTACTGATCGTCCCTGTTCCCGTACGGTCACCTTTTTGAGTGCCATTCTCGAGTACATGCTTACATAAATCTAAATATTGCTTCATGATAAACCACCTTTTCTACTTTCATTCTCCTTATTTTAACGTATTATAGCCCAATGTTTAATCTAATTGTTTAATAAAATTATAAGTCTCGGGTGCTTTTTTTCTAAGTAATTGATTTTGTTCGAAGTTTACATAAAACATCGCAAACGTTTCTGCAAAGTATTCTTCAGGATAATTGGAAAAATACGACTGTCCAGGAAACAGTCCTCCCACTTCCTTGCCCCAAATCTTCAAATAATCCATGTCTTCACGGATACCATCATAAACTATATTATCAATGGAATGCCCTAGCTCATGCAGTTCCAAATTAATGGAGCCATGCCCGTTACCCTTGTCACTTGCTCCGATTTTAACCAATACGGTATGAGATCCGCCCATCCCAGGTACATCATCCCAAGTTGTTTCTTTATTCAAATAACCACGGGGGGATTTTCCCTTTAATTTAGCCGCAGATTGATTTTCTGTTAAATTACCATTAAATAGTTTGACCCTCACACCTCTGTCAGCAGTCTTCACTAAAAGGGAATGCGGCAGTTTGTCAATGGTTCCAACAATTTTCAGTGCTTCCTTTTCATTGTATTCCCCTTCTGGAAATAAAAATATTCTTTGTAATTCTTTATTATCATTAAAAATATCTGCTTGACTTAAAAGGTTATCTTTGGGCAAATTCCGCCATTTTACCCCTTCATCCTTTGCTAGGGAATAGGAGAGCATCGAGAGGAAAAAGGCAAATAATGCAAGAACGGTTAACCATTTTTTACTTTTCACAATCTTCTCTCCTTTCAATCATTTCTCATTATCGTCAAGAAATATATGTATTTTTAAATCTATAAATCTTCAACACTATTATATTAGTATAACATATTGATTTAATGTAAAAACTCTATGTTTTTTTGGTAATTTTGGTTCCAGCCCTTCCTTAAAAGAACCATTGTTCCGCTCTTTTCATATATCAACAGTATATAATCGTAAAAGGTTTAAGGTGATTGCATGGAAACCAATAATAAAAACGCCAGCTTGAATGAGCACCGTGAACTTGCTGAAGAAGTCCTTGATATTTACAGTTTAAAAGTGTTCATCATTCTCGACCTTTTTTTGTTCTCCATTTTCTTTGGCATATTGCTGCATCCGTTACTCCCTTCTCTCTGGCTTAACATTTTATTGCCTTTGATTTTCTTCACTACATTTACCGCCCTTCTTCAATTACTTGATATTCTCCAAAAAAAAAGCTGACATCATATTTGATGTCAGCACAGACTGTATGCATCTCGATGAAAATCGAGTTTGCCTACAGTTTTTTTTATGGGTGTACAATTTAGACGTTGAATTCCGCTCAAGGCACTCGCTTTCCGCGGGCGGTCCGGGAGCCTCCTCGGCGCCTTTGCGCCTGCGGGGTCTCTCCTGGACGCGCTTTTCCCGCAGGAGTCTCGCACCTTCCGCTCCAATCAACTTTGTTTTAACTTTTAGATAGAACTCTTTTGTCTACTAACTGAAGCACCGTTCTTCAAACTGTGCTCTTCCTCATATTTATCTTTATTAACTAATTGTACTAAAGCTCACCGTTAGTTATATAAACATCCATTAATTTTTCGAACGATTTTCAGTAAAAAGTGTAATTGAAAAGGTAAAAATCTTTCCCTACTAAAAAAGGGAAAGATGATGAAAATTATTTTTTTATATAATGAAGCATAGCAAGTTGACCTAATTTTTCCACTTTGGTTAATGTGTATTTTAGGGTAATATCATCTCCGATATAAAGGGAGATTCCTTTCCCCAAAATAATGGGTGCAATGGCTAGTTGGAATTCATCAATTAAATTTTCTTTAAAAAATTCACGAGCTAAGTTTCCTCCACCAATTAACCATATATCTTTACCAGGCTTTTGTTTTACATTTTTAATGAAAGTTTTGACATCTTCATCAATAAATGAAGCATATTCATCTGATCCACTAACAGATTTAGAAAATACATAATTTTTATAATCACAATAAGGATAATCCATATCAAATCCACGAATGACATCATAAGTTCCTTTTCCCATAACAACAGTGTCAATTCTTTCCAGAATTGAATTGTAGCCAGAATCTCCTTCTACTTCTGTTGATTCTAACCACTCTAATGTACCATCATCATTTGCAATATAGCCATCAATTGAAGTACCAATGTATAAAATAATGTTACGCTGTTTTTCCATCAACCAACTGATCCCCCTCCCTCGGAACATAAACTTGATATTTCATCATATAAACCATCTTGTAATTCCATTGATACTTCCTCAGGTAAGATACCACTCTTTACAAGGTTAATTCTTCACTAAATTTAATTCTCCTTCTTTCACTAACCTCCGTCGTTAGTTGAAGAGGAAAAAGGAATTCCATTGATAAAACAATGAGCTATTTTTTTTGAAGAATTTTATATAAATGGAGACTAATCGTTTATAAATTATACCTTCCCAAGAATACACCTTATCGGAAATTTTTAAACGCTGAGCAGGGGTTTCCTTTGTTTCACCTGACTAAAATGGTTTGCAGAAGTTATAATATGTTCTATATTGTAATAGGTCCGCGAGGTCGGACCGCCCGCAGAAAGCGAGTGTCCCTACTTTCCAACCAACTTCAGATATCCGCACCCTTTCCGCCGACTGTCTGTCTGCCAATATCCCCCTCGCCGTAAGCATTTAGCGGAGGGCTCGGCAGGAGTGTCGCAAATATCTTCAATCTAGGAAGGGTTTCATCCCCCATATAAAACAGTAAAAAACATGATAAAAACTCGAGGATTAAAGTCACCGCATTTTTATTCGCAAAACCCCAAAAAAACATGGCATGCGGTGGGACGACTTTAAAGGACTTTAAAATGGACATGGAAAGATCAAGGAATGGTAAAAGTCGAAATTTGAGAGGTCTAATTAAAAGAATAACAAAAAAAGTCGAAAGGGGTTTGGGATGATAACGTTCCGAATCCTTTTGTCAACAAAAAGCTGACATCATTTTTGTGTCAGCTTTTTACATAGTGCTCAACCATGTTCTTTGAGCTTTTTCCCTTTCTTCAAATGAAATACGATCGTGGTGCCGAAAATCATCAAGATAAAGGCAAAAAAGATCGTAGAAGGGATTTCGATCCCTGCAACGGCAATTAGCATTTTTATAGCAATGAACCCGATAAGCACATATGCGGCAGTTTCCAATTCAGGAACCTTGTCTATCAATTTTAAAAATAAACCTGCGACTCCCCGCATCATCAAGACACCAATCATCCCGCCGGTCAGAAGGACCCAGACTTTTTCACTCACCCCGAAAGCGGCCAAGACACTATCGACGGAAAATGCTATATCCA
It contains:
- a CDS encoding SGNH/GDSL hydrolase family protein; this encodes MRYRITCLFICLVWISGCGQSEPASKQPSVQQKSIVELSKKETIPASFFPDPVQIVSIGDSLTQGVGDSKDNGGYLPYLQNKLEKEPSITSVEMINHGIRGNRTDQLLKRLDKARIKEDIKQADSIVVTIGGNDIMKVFKQNFSNLELNQFDSAKIGYEKRLRQILDKVRSENDHAQIYLVGVYNPFSKWFADFYELDMIMNDWNESGKEIIEEYDSAYFIEIADIFKDSEEDLLYAEDYFHPNDRGYELIATRIYNDMDITTIGKDTLEASAKGDDDQE
- a CDS encoding DUF2535 family protein, with protein sequence MRIDILMFKCLEFKDCFGHKVTISEIPVLLPSDPNFFMLTARLEIFVKKVFANKDHKENYSFKHYLASVLKWPVYNKIFFGSLLNNA
- a CDS encoding SCO family protein, with the translated sequence MRKLHLLMAAMGASILLLLTACGSNGVPDAKNWDLEDFSYIDQEGKPFSKSDLKGKVWVADFIFTSCETVCLPMTSNMTKLQQQLKAEGISDVEFVSFSVDPEIDKPDVLKKFGDQFNVDYGNWHFLTGYGQEEIEQFALDNFKTIVKKPEREDQVIHGTSFFLIDQEGKIIMDYTGLQDIPFEEIIKHIKILQNY
- a CDS encoding DegV family protein; its protein translation is MKKVKIVTDSTVDMTPEELEYYDITMVPLSIFIDGETFLDKVEIEQEEFLKRMNQSKELPKSSQPAAGTFVEVYNELGKDGSEIISIHMTGGMSGTVRSAESAASMSEAKVTVLDSKFISKAMSFQVIEAAKMAKEGKSVSEIIERLEHIKKQSSLIIVIETLDNLVKGGRIGKVSAFIGSLLHIKPIALLDDGVLNPVSKARSQSQVVKFIIKKFKEDTQGKKIRGIGFVHANGLEIADKVRQAIAELTGYQDIKIDATTAVVSTHTGEGAMAIMYYWD
- a CDS encoding dihydrofolate reductase produces the protein MISLIVAMDQNRVIGKDNKLPWHLPADLQYFKKVTMGHPIVMGRKTFESIGRVLPGRENVIVTRNQDFKAEGCVVLHDITQIKTFADNSVEEVFVIGGAEIFKEILPVTDRLYITEIHETFEGDTFFPVIDENEWDKISSNPGSIDEKNRYAHDFIILQKK
- the tatC gene encoding twin-arginine translocase subunit TatC — encoded protein: MEDKELNIIDHLDELRKRLIITAVAFFIFFIASFIYVEEIYNWFVKDLDFDLMVLGPSDIIWIYFMLSGVVAIAATIPIIALQIWLFVKPALMPNEVRATLAYIPALFLLFIGGLAFGYFVIFPTILQFLIELGDGMFITSFTADKYFSFLFNMTIPFAVLFELPVVTMFLTSIGIINPYVLQKLRKYAYFVLVVIAISITPPDFMSDFMVMVPLLLLYEISISLSKVVYKRRVKRESLREGSYEEGL
- the tatA gene encoding twin-arginine translocase TatA/TatE family subunit, whose amino-acid sequence is MSNIGVPGLILILILALIIFGPKKLPEIGRAFGQTLREFKKSTSDLTKGDYEEDKKLQQKNHE
- the ilvA gene encoding threonine ammonia-lyase IlvA; translated protein: MNQTASMNRGIQLEDILIAYRELKEIVLHTPLQKNQRLSEKYECNVYLKREDLQHVRSFKLRGAYYKMKSLTEEETKNGVVCASAGNHAQGVAFSCSQLGIHGKIYMPATTPRQKVDQVQLFGRDNVEIILIGDTFDDAFAMAMECCEKEERSFIHPFDDEKVIAGQGTTAVEILNDCEDGIDYVFAAIGGGGLMAGVSSYFKSVSPKTKCIGVEPLGAASMEYSFKEGKVSELESIDTFVDGAAVKCVGQMTYQLCKENLEDIVVVPSGQICTTILDLYNQHAIVAEPAGAISVAALDLYKEQIKGKTVVCMVSGGNNDIGRMQEIKEKSLLYEGLLYYFIVNFPQRAGALREFLDEVLGPNDDISRFEYTKKNNKESGPALVGVELKDKNDYQGLIQRMNKKGFSFVEVNKDSNLFHLLI
- a CDS encoding toxin translates to MKSKKWLTVLALFAFFLSMLSYSLAKDEGVKWRNLPKDNLLSQADIFNDNKELQRIFLFPEGEYNEKEALKIVGTIDKLPHSLLVKTADRGVRVKLFNGNLTENQSAAKLKGKSPRGYLNKETTWDDVPGMGGSHTVLVKIGASDKGNGHGSINLELHELGHSIDNIVYDGIREDMDYLKIWGKEVGGLFPGQSYFSNYPEEYFAETFAMFYVNFEQNQLLRKKAPETYNFIKQLD
- a CDS encoding thymidylate synthase, whose product is MKQYLDLCKHVLENGTQKGDRTGTGTISTFGYQMRFNLKDGFPVLTTKKVSLKAIIHELLWFLKGDTNVGYLQENSVRIWNEWADEKGELGPVYGHQWRSWGAADGRQIDQISELIEQIKTNPNSRRLIVSAWNVGELDEMALPPCHAFFQFYVADGKLSCQLYQRSADVFLGVPFNIASYALLTMMIAQVCDLEVGEFVHTFGDVHIYSNHLEQVELQLTREPKPLPIMKINPEVKNIFDFSFEDFVLENYEAHPHIKGEVSI
- a CDS encoding YpmS family protein, which encodes MTNVKWKTLFISLLALNILVILFVVILVNLPAKDKELIPQVSHEEDIQFQVHTNREDLTRLINQYLDKEGLTGSIHYEVYLTDEVELYGTMPFFNREVEMKLTFEPIAQKNGDLVLKQKSIAVGQMNLPVSYVMNLINERYNMPDWVSISPNDESIYVSLQDMELKSDIRVKAKDFDLENDDISFLLTIPSSLQ
- a CDS encoding dihydrofolate reductase family protein, which encodes MEKQRNIILYIGTSIDGYIANDDGTLEWLESTEVEGDSGYNSILERIDTVVMGKGTYDVIRGFDMDYPYCDYKNYVFSKSVSGSDEYASFIDEDVKTFIKNVKQKPGKDIWLIGGGNLAREFFKENLIDEFQLAIAPIILGKGISLYIGDDITLKYTLTKVEKLGQLAMLHYIKK